The nucleotide window GGACCTTTTCTGTCTCAAAAAAACCCCATCCTTTTAAAGgagcggtgaccagaactgtacatagtacaGTTTTATCCTTGCAACCCCAAGACGTAAgttaaggcagagagagagagagagagcagctgaaTACACAAGAGACCCACCGGATCCTTCTTTCTTGTCACTGAGAAagcaaggccagaagccttgatcGACCTGCTCCGTAttgtaggcctctgtatgtagtttggttcctgcaagtgaactgcatgatgggattggggtgatgtatgtgcctgaatcTGCTGTAATGatgaaactgcttaattggaaggaaaCACTGAATTGGAATTTCGAACTGTCAAGACCTTTTGATGTAGTATGAGACAAATAAGCTAGTTTGATAAAGAGGACCGTCCAGATCCATCTGACACGGCCAGGAGAGTCACGGGCCGTCTGTTGATAAGGTagaatgaagaagttttctttgctctgtctttgttttgctttagaactttgccaACGGCTGATTGGTTAAGGTGCTTCTGTGTATAAATAGACCTGCTTTTCACACCGCCAGTTGAATAgctctttgtctgtaggactctctCCCTGCAGCTGTATGACGCTCAagaaaacagagttgccttacgaccaaagtggatttttttacCCTTGACACCACCTACCCGTGACGATTTATCTTTGCACTTGGCGGGGGGCCCGCCGGGGTTCCCCAACATCTTGCGGTACATCTCCGTCTCCACGCTCCTTTGGTCCGCGTGCTTCTTCGCCAGCTTCGACAGCTCCGTGTGGATGGTCTAGCAGCCggcgggagagagaaagagagagagagaggctggtggGTGTTAGTGTCAAGGGTGGGGATGTGAtgaggagccctgctggaccgGCCTCCGCCGGCTGCAGCTCCGAATGCCCCCGCGCTCACCTTATTCGACGGCTCGAGCTTCAAGGCGGCTTTCAAGATGGGGATAGCATCACTGTATTCGCCTTGCTGGGCCAGGACCTAAAAGAGCAGAGGGGCGGAAAGAGAAGAgaggtgtcatgtttctcagaacctcctgccttcttgggagataataacgaggcctgctacgtaatccacaaagctttatttaagcaataaacatcttttcccacctgaagagagtctaggaactttcccctatgcaaactaagcgagacaattgtcctttcaagaagaatggaaagccctttcccaagacacgttaacttcagagagactagttctgaggcagcttctgacgggatgccagaCAGGCAGACTTTCTCTCGCTTTCCTttcgctccgcccattttagtcagcggcgtactctaggattggctaacctctccgtgctctcccctTCTGAATAATACTGGCTTTCCACTGagtgtgtattatttgcccttgaggagataagctctggagagggttcactcccagctggtggagcccgtgagagctttctcccccactggtccaggctggcctgtgtctggcgccgactcctctacttcagagtctgattctgattgatcatctgaaacactttcttccaacccagggggagcagggctagacacgACAAGAGGTACAGGTCAGAGACCACCATAGCTCCAAATCAGGGACGGGTTACCCCTTCAGAACAAAGGCTCGATTCTGTTTCGGAGAAGCTCCCTGCATTCCAGTTGGGGGCGGGGCCCAAGGCAAAGGGGGCGGGCCTAAAGATACCAGATGATTTCCCCTTCaagttcttcctgccagtaacgtAGCCTAAGAGGCATTTCAGCcgtttagaatgaggaaaaaagtTCGCAAACCCCGGGGAAGCTCAAAATGATCAGTGGTTTGGGGGGGGTGGCTTTTAGGGAATTCCGTAGGGTGAAATTGGAATCCCAAGCAAGCTGGATCGGGACCCCAGGACGGAGATCGATCCAGGGCGTTTAGGCAAACTTATGGTCCCCCCTACAACCTCACCAGCAATAAAGGGCTAACACAGAACTACTTTGTTGAGTCGGTTTGGTACAGATAATATATTATAAGTTAGAAGGACACAACGTTTAACTGAAtagaggtgcaatcctatgcatgttgagacagaaaaggggtgggaaagtcctacaatttccagcatgcccaTGCCAGCCACCCCAGGAattataggacattttttctgtctgaacatgcatcggattgggccctgatgtccaaccggaatcgggcttcctgaaactcgttgccctcctctgaaccccctccagccagcctgcatccttcttgaagtgtggggtCCTCTGGTCCCTTCACCCCATTCAGCCTGCCTGCCTCTGAGCTCACCCCAAATCCCCCCCTACCTTTCCCTTCCGGAAGAGGGCCTTAATGTTGTCGGGTTGCTGCTCCAAGACCTGATTGCAGCTCCGCAGGGCGGCTTCATAATGATCCAGCTTCAGCTGAGATGCCGCTAAATTGTTGAGGCATTTCACTTTCACTTCCACTAGCTCGGCCTCTTCCTCTGGGCTGAAATCCACTGcagaggagaaagggggtggagttACGGCCTGGAAAGGGGCGGGGTTACAGCCTGGAAAGGGGCGGGGTTATGGCCTGGAAAGGGGCAGGGTTTCGGTATTGGTCTTTGTGGGGTCTTCAGCGTGGGAGCTACCAGACTTTGTCACACACACATGGATTTTATGTTATTTCTAAAGATTTCCCTTTAAATTAAATCAAAACCGaactgggagggagggatgccccccagcaccatttttatttgggttcCACAAAAATAAAAGGGGGTGTTTTGGAGCTTGGCTATTGCCTCCTCCATGTACTCACATTCTTAAGGAAGttacttttttgtatttatttattttattgtctttatatcccacattttttctccTCCATGTAACCCAacgcggtgtacataatcctcttcctagaatcatagaatagcagagccagaaggggcctacaaggccatcgagtccaaccctcagctcaatgcaggaatccaccctaaagcatccctgacagagggttctccagctgcctcttgaaggtctctagtgtgggagagcccacaacttcaccaggcaactgattccattgtcgtactgctctaacagtcaggaagtttttcctgatgtccagctggaatctggcttcctttaacttgagcccgttattccgtgtcctgcactctgagaggatcaagaagagatcctggtcctcctctgtgtgacaacctttcaagtatttgaagagtgctatcatgtctcccctcaatcttctctcctccaggctaaacaggcccagttctttcagtctctcttcatagggctttgtttccagacccctgatcatcctggttgccctcgcaacaacaaccctgagaggtaggctgggctgagagactgggcggctggcccaaagtcacccagtgggtttctgtggccaaatggggactCGAACTCGGATCTccgaactcccagtccaacaccctaaccactacgccacacttcTAGTCTCAcctatttgccttctgggaaacgaGTGTCTCGTGACCGGCCACGCCCACCATTTCAAAAGTGGGCGAGCCCCCCCcacgtcagccattttgtgagagtgcctgctgaaattccaagcGTACCTTTAGAACTGGAGCGGATGACCTTGAGGGCGACGTCGTAGGAGTTGATGGCCATCACGTAGTCCGCCCGCTGGTAGTGGAAGTTGCCGCGCTCCCGCTTCCGATTCGCCAGCTCGACTTTCTCTTTGCCGCTAAGGAGCTCCAAATCAGGAGCATCCCGCGCCGCTAGCAGCTCTACCTCGAGTGCCAAGGAGGCGTCAGGAAGGATGTCGGGGCTCCTGCACAGGGCAGATGAAAAACACCTCAATCAGAAGAGTCTGGGAACGGCCTTTCCAGATCTGATCGACCCAGTGTCCAGTTTCCAACAGCGGTCAGCCAAGATGCCTCCAGGGAACCCAGAAGCTTCCTGCTGACCCATTTCAGACCATAACAAAGGTGGTGtcagtggcacagagcaccttttaccagtttGGAATAAATATATCAAATACgatcctatctggacagagatagcctatctaCAGTTATCCAAGGTCTGGGTCTCAAGATGGGGCCCAGGCTCTCTGGTTTGGTTtcagacagaatcatagaatcatagaatagtagagttggaaggggcctacaaggccatccagtccaaccccctgctcaatgcaggattccaccctaaagcaaccctgacagatggttgtccagctgcctcttgaaggcctcgagtgtgggagagcccacaacctccctaggtcactggttccattgtcgtcctgctctaacagtcaggaagtttttcctgatgtccagctggaatctggcttcctttaacttgagcccgttattccgtgtcctgcacggaTGCTGAGTCAGACTCAGAGGCAGAACTAGAAGAAGCTCATGGAGCAGAGAAGGAAATTCCCCCAACGCTCTCccggagtcaaggaggaatcttcccaggaacttatctCACAGGAGGCCGAGACTAAGAGACAGTCTCCCCACGCCACAGGAAcgcagtctttgtcagaggggcaGGGAGCAAACAGGAACCAGCCCAGGAACCGCTCAGAACTGGGCGTGTAACTTCTTTTGACGTTTCGGGATAAAGTGttttcatggttttgatttttgcgAACCGCTcggagagcttccgctatggggtggtatagaaatatagtaaatgGAGGCTCAGTTCGGACCACACGTCAGTCAACGCAGTGTGAGTTCCTAGGGGACGctccccacacaacattttaaatggatattgtctggttttgtttgcattttatgcttttttggtttaaaattttgtatatttctttttaatgttcactgttttaaacttttgtaaacctcccagaaagctttggctatggagcaggatataaatgtaaataataataataataataataataataataataataataataataataacaacattctaactccaccattgtgtgactgtgggctaccgtggagttgagtaaaatccatcgtgatgtttgagtgacagttcctccgccctcgctcctcccccggtcctcctgatggtatcccatcagccattgctgaaaaaaaaacaccaatcctggcagctctcctagagtggcactcgcccctttcgccactcttgccagggaactctgtagccagtgggagaagtcaactcaatgcaaggggaaactccacggagcccaccctgtaacatgcaacacaacggttgtgcaggaactcttctcttgCACAGCacggatattcagcatggagtgttttcttttaaaaaaacacccaaaaaactccaccgtCGCGTGGATTTTTTTCCGCCAGACCACACGTTCCTCAagggtggtgtaaaaactccaccatggagttttaaagccaccgttgagaaacgtgttgtctgaactgagctggaACGAAGTGTAGCCCATAACCCTTCCCCGATGGTTTGCCTTCCAGTTTGGGGTACTTAAGAGGCGGATCGCTTCTGGCCGTGGGGTCACAGTTACTGGCTGTTCATAGACCCACACCCCAAATCAAATCAAGGCACTGTTCCCACTTGCCCACGTACCTCCCCTGCGGGCCGAAGCAATATTTCGCGTCTGAAATAACGAGGGCCGTCTCCCGCATCTCCATCAGCTGTACGCAGAGATCCAGGGCCTAAGAGGGGGGccgagatggggggggggaagagacggTTTGGGTTATCGCAAAGTAGCGGGTTCGACACCAGAAGAACTGGCGAGGAGTCAGATGTGAACAGACACAGTGTCCTCTACGCTGCTTGAATGTATAGAGACTAGGGTA belongs to Elgaria multicarinata webbii isolate HBS135686 ecotype San Diego chromosome 23, rElgMul1.1.pri, whole genome shotgun sequence and includes:
- the FKBP8 gene encoding peptidyl-prolyl cis-trans isomerase FKBP8, which produces MASGGEGLDDISVDWAGASLLDLASPELARGSSSMMDSGEDFEVLDNDDDADGDLSGLPPLEDIPASKAKEDSRGDDLERPPEEGSEAMQEWLDVLGSGLLKKKVLVAGQGQESRPVKGQDVTVRLKATLEDGTVVEEDPSLTFTLGDCDVIQALDLCVQLMEMRETALVISDAKYCFGPQGRSPDILPDASLALEVELLAARDAPDLELLSGKEKVELANRKRERGNFHYQRADYVMAINSYDVALKVIRSSSKVDFSPEEEAELVEVKVKCLNNLAASQLKLDHYEAALRSCNQVLEQQPDNIKALFRKGKVLAQQGEYSDAIPILKAALKLEPSNKTIHTELSKLAKKHADQRSVETEMYRKMLGNPGGPPAKCKDKSSRSIPWKWLFGATAVALGGVALSVVIAARN